DNA sequence from the Coturnix japonica isolate 7356 chromosome 3, Coturnix japonica 2.1, whole genome shotgun sequence genome:
gggatttttcttttcaggtgtCTTATATAGTTTCAAAGAGCCAGATAAGCCAGTTAAGTAAAACTGATGAATTTTCTGTTGTCAACTTGGTGTAATGGttctctgaatttctctttgttaGGATTTACCAGTTTCTCCTGTCAAAAGTTGTGAAAGGGAACTGCGTTTGCTAAGACGAGCACAAGTTGCTGAGGAGGACCTGAGCAGAGCACGTGATGTGATTCAACAGCTAACCAGCACAgtttcagaaaaggagaaagaaatggagacaaAGATAGTAGAATTGAAAACACGCTATGAAAAAGAGCTTTCTCAGCTGGGTCAAGAAAACTATGTTCTTCAGAGCAAGGTATTTATCCTTTTGTGTCCCAAGtatagaaaatgagaaagattgCTTCTGAAACTTAAATGCATCTTACTTCAGATGAGTTGTTAATAAGGAGAAAACCCACATGTAGTAACTAATAGTGTATTTACATTTGTGTTTACAAATATTTACTCACTACTACATTTACTATGATTAGGATGTAATGTTTTTACATTATCCtgagttcatttttatttattttttttttaattataggAGTCCTTCAGcaggttttcctttgtttatatgtttgcatttaaatgttTAACTTGCTCTtacagctgtttaaaaaaataaatgaataagagTAATGGATACTACATGttgaaaactggaaaagtaCTTCATGCTGAGATACTGTTTGTAATTTCATGCACTTTTCAATGTCGTTTTTTATCTGTATGGCATATTTAAAGGCCTATTTCACTATACCTTCCTGTTAAGataaataagattaaaaaagcGAGGATATGGTTTTGTAAAACTTTACCAggcttttaaaacttttcttctgtttcataatGCTTCTGTAAACTCCAATAGTAAGATTGGCTCATTggtttgtgtttgcttcttAGCACGTACTGACCTATTTATGATATAAAGCATAATCTTGTAGGCAATTCCATACTGCTAGGAAGTGTGTGTCATattgtctgtttctttctgaaagttgAGAAGCATGGAAGAGCTGTCTAAGGAGAAGAGATGGATCCATCAGACAGGAACAGTTTCTGTCCCTGAAGAAAAACTGgcacaaatacaaaaagaaatggaagatcAAGAAGTCATTATTCAAGGTTATCAACAGGTATACCATACAGTATATATACCATGCTGTTTTCTCAGCaaatctcagaaagaaaactgtcaaGCAGTTACTTCCATTCTATTGAAAACAGTTGTCTTGATATCTAAAACACAAGTGAAATTTAGGTGTGATGGGTACAGATATGTTGTACATTTTTGAAGTGTTTGCATACATCTAGTTTGAGCTCAACTGTTTGCCCAAAATTTAGCAGACAACATGTGGTTTTAAGCAGTATTGGAAGTCCAGCGGGTTCTGTTTTaagatgtgtttttttgtcACAGATTTGGAGCAGCTGATTGCAAAGAAATCTTGTTAGCATGCCTGATTTATAAACTTATTCAAGTGCAGAAATggataatgaaaaattaatgatCATTTTGAATGCTTgcaactgtaaaataaaatatgtgagATTAACCGTTTTCCAGGTGCTGTTTAGCATTTCTTAGTAAGGTTTGTATGCAATGTGTTGGTGGTGCGGCTGTAGGCATCACAAAACAAGTGGCTGACTGTGCTTCCAGGACAGACATGGGCGGGTTGAACTTTGATCTATCAGCACTCATCCACTGTATACTTTGGCAATACAGTTGGGATAGCTTTACCTTAGTGTAAAGATATCCATTTTGGaaattttcataataaaatgttTAGTGTTTCAGAAGACAGACTGTGCAAGTCATAGATTGAACTGGGTAAAACAGTGATTTATGACATTTCTTTGTCTATGAATGTTAACTTTGTCTATCTCATCTTAGGAAAATGAGAGGTTatacaaacaaatgaaagatctgcaaatccaaaacaaaaaaaatgaggaacaaATGTATAAGGAGAATCAGTGTTTAATGTCTGAACTAATAGCCCTAAGGTAGGCTTAATTAAACATCTGATATAAAGTGTCTGATTTTTCAgctacttttattattttttttaatgaagaattagCAAAGAATCTTTTGGATGCATGTTTTCTGGTGGTTCCTGGTTTTGTGGTTTTAGTTTCTCTTTTGACAGTAGATTGATGTTGATTATGGACACTTAATTCTTTGTCTTCTTGCTGATCTGGAAGAGCTATGAGAATGTGAGAGCCTTCCACATGGGAAGTATTTCAACATTAGAATTCAGATACTGTTGCTCATATCAGAACGTTCCACACTTGTATTACTCTTGCTCTGGTATTTTGTCTGCTCAAATGTCAAAATGTTTCGTTGCTATTCAAACACTGATCAGGAATCACAGGAGATCTTGTTAGTGGAGGAACCATTTGTCAATGGTTTACGGGCCGGTTTGGCCCAGTCCCGTGACTCCCAGTGTgctacatgatgttatgatgtggaataccaataaccaaaaatcataaaaccatgacaccctTAGATTTGCTGCACTGTAGATCCTGTTAGATTTGTGTCCAGTGTTaatgagaggaaaaagtaaGCAACTCGGATCTATTTGCCAAGGAGAGGTGAAATTCATTGGTGCagagaagcttttctttccttctctcatgTAGTTCCAACAAAAATGTGCCAGGTAACCAGGTTCCATCTTACagctgattttgttttccatgtttttgtttttttttccctgctttgtaTAGAGATGTCATGTGGttgcttctttctttggttTGAACCTCCACAAATTAACTTTATAGTATCATCTTGAACATATTGTGCTTGCTTTTTAATATGCTATTGTTACCCCCTTGTGTGACGCGAGTCACCATGTTGcataatatttttctcctttttttttagagaaaagGTAGAAAGGATTAATATCCAGTCACAAATTGTGCGAGAATCTGAACCAGCCAGAAATCAAAGTTTCACAGAATTGATTTCAGAGCTTCGAGCAGCACGGgtaggtgtgtgtgtgccaaAACTCTATTGCAAACATtcagatttatatatatatatacacacatataacCTCCAAATTGtagatataaatgaaaataattagttgggttttgggtttgttttttttttggtggtggcgggtatgtttgtttgtttgtttctttgttttgtttttttaactgcttaaaTAGAGAGCTTCAGGACCAGCAGCATTGTTTCTGGTTTGATACAGTTGACTTTGAGCTCTTAAGACTCCAGGGGCTGCCCTAGTTTTAACAtacttgctgctgctgcacttccCTATCCTTAGGTCTAGCCTGGATTACTTTAACACCATTGCCTTTGCTTgtaacacagaaacacaagcagTGCAGATGACCTTCTCCAACTCAGCAGGTCAGGAGAGGGTTTGGTAGTAGTAACACACATGTGGATCCCACTAAGAGCTAGCCCTGGGCACTTTGTATAGACCCAAGAATGGTTGTGCCCAGAATCTGATGCACACACTCCTTCACCGCAGTTGCTGCTCTGAATAACTAAAGGCCTCAATCTCCACAGAGTGGCTTTTCTGGGAACCTTTTGTCCTACTCACCAGCTACTCAGTCTTGAAGTTTGCTAGTGATCACACATACTCAAACTGAACAGtgggcacacacacagaaaacatcaaGAAAGAGCATGTAGTAAGATAAGCTGTTGACGGTATACGTCAACTATACATCCATCCATTTAAGCTGCAAAATAAGTAAAGCCATCTACTTTATTGAGCCTCCAAAAAGTCAGTCTGTacagttttctgcttctgcaacagttattaaaaacaaaacttattaAAGgtatatgtttattttgtagTGTTTAACGTAAGTTCTGCTGTATCAAGGCTTCAGAATAATGTCATACATAACTAGTATGTGGTTCAGTACAAACATAATTTAATCATTCTGTGGTGAAAAAACACCATCAGCATTTTTcgtatgtgtgcatgtgtgttttttcttatattattGTTTCCTCTAAAACTCAGAAGGAAGAAACTAAATTACGAGAAGAGATAAGACGGCTTAAACAAGATAAACAAGCTCTTGAATTAGACCTGGGgcaagcaaagaaagaaagagatctaGCAAAAGTCCAGATTACATCCACATCAAGTAAACcacctttattttcttgaatacTTGTGCCTGttctttccttcactgaaaaaatatgtaaCTAAGACTTGCTGCTTCATATAGTATAACTTAGTGAAATGTAACTACTGTATCTATTTGCTCTATTTTTACCCCTAATTTATGCCTTGTGaagttttccatttctaaacTTTTTCTACATTGCCAACAAGAGGTCCAGAAATTGGCCCTTTTTCACTGTCCATATCAAGCATCACACTTGTTACGAGCTGTAAGAGCTGCTTGATGGCTAAGTGGGAGGATTGTGGTCAGTGCATATCAAAGTATATATTCCATATTCTATCATCCCTATTACTGAAAATTTGTTTACTACAACCTTATTCAAGAATAGATCTCACAGGGATTGTGTTTTAAATACTTCCTGAGGCAAACTGTGAACTATTGACTATTACTATATATGAGAATTATTATTCTCTgatattgttttttttagtaCTGTGGCATTTAGAATCCTGACTTTGCTCTTGTATGAAATGTGCTGAAGCACAGTGTTCACTTTCTAACACATTCATATATCGAATTATGTATTATGTTTTCGACACGTAATTATAAGAGTTTTATTCTTGTAGGCGAGAAGTCTTATGAATTTAAAGTTATGGAAGAAACATACAAACAGgaaattcttcatttaaaaaggCGGCTTCATTGGTATGCAGAAAATCAGGATCTTCTGGATAAAGATGCAGCCCGTCTTAAAGAGGCAAGGGAAGAAattgaaaaactgaagcaagaGGTGATAATATTTAACTTAAAATATTGGCACTTAATGATTTTTAGTGACGAATACAGTGTCATTTTGGTCTCCATAATGCTCATGcctttttttaagaaaaaacataatCAAAACAAATGTGGATATCTCTTTATATTCAAAACAGATATAACTTTATATGCAGTCAGAATTGCAAGTGCAAAATGCTGAAACCCATTCTGCTTGCATTGGACTTACTGATGATTCTTCTGGAAACAAGAATAGTATAATTCATAGTTTGCTTTTGTAGAAATcgtagagtcatagaatggcctgggctgaaaacgaccttaaggatcatctagtttcaattccacctgctatgtgcagggtcaccaaccactagaccaggctgcccagagctatATCCAGCCTGGGGCTGGATATTACCAGTTATTAAGTTGTAGAATACTTCTGTTACTGTGTTAATTTGAAATGTTTACCTCTGTACTACTGTAAAACATCTCTAAAggtgtgtattttgttttttctcgTAAATTGGATAGGTCGAGAAGCTCAGAGCTGAAGCTGGAGATCATCAGTGTGTGCAACAGAAGAAGCGTTTGAaggacagagcagcagatgctAAAAGAATTCAGGACCTTGAACGACAAGTATGTAATAATATAACTGTGATTTActcaatttcatttcagataagGTTACTTGTTCTTAATAGTACTTTAATAAGGATAAAGCACTGAATGAAGCCCTGTGACAAAGGAACTTTTGTATTATGTCATACTTAACATAAAACAGCTGTAATTGCTTATTTACAAAGGGATCTCCTGTTGCCGTGTTCTAAGAAGCTATTTACTTATATCCTTTCAAGATCCGTTAATATTAAAGCACTGTTCAGTTTCTAGGAAAGGAGCAAAAGGGCAAAAGCACATGCAAGCATCCTGTTTACCTTCTGGGATTCCCAGTGTCTCTGTTCAGTACGTTCTTGAGGTTCTGGCCAGTTTCAGCCACATTGTTTCAAGAGTAGGAGTTGAAATTCCTACAGTGCCATGATAAATGGCAGAGATCTTAAATCCCATGTTTCTACTGAGGAAAAAGTCAGGAGGAACTGTGCCTTCCTGAATTTTTGTAGGTAACAGCTGTGCTTGGAATGAGGCTGGGATGCAGAACAAATAGAGAGAGAGTCTCCGCAGCATTCTATTGCATAGagtgcagaaagcatttttagcTGTGGGTTAAAAAGAGGCGTTTATCAGTTTTGCACACAAGGTGTTAGTCTGCTTTGGAGTTTGCAGTGAAATAatgatgaggggaaaaaaagacatttaatcTTTTACTGGGAGAATAATTTCCTGTGATGAAATTTCTctgaagcagctggaaaagTAGAGTGGTATGTGGAAGTGTGAGTGTTAAATGCATaagaaaaccaaatattttaacagcattaAAAGCTTTATACTGCTTAAATTcttaataagtaaataaaagatgTTTAAATCTAAAGACCAGAGGagtattctttttaaatatgtgaTGTTGTATAAGAAGTCCATCAGTCAGTGATGATGAGACTTGTCTGTAAACAATAACATAAGCTGTAAAAACTCTCAGATAAATGCATCTTGACTTGTTATTCTTCACCAAGCTTAATGGATCGTATTGTTAATGCTCTGTCACTTATATCAGTTCACTTTTCATttgaactttcttctttttgactTCTGCCCATTTTCTTCTAATAGATCAAAGAAATGGAAGGCATTCTAAAAAGGCGTTACCCGAATTCTTTGCCTGCTTTGAtttatgctgctgctgctgctgagaaaacCAATGATCTTTCagctaaaacaaacacaactgattttttggaaagaagaataaaaaagttAGAAACGGAACTTGAGGGTAAAGATGATGAAGCTAAAACAAGTCTCCGTGCTATGGAACAACAGTTTCAAAAGATAAAGGTAAAAGCTGGAGGCTTGTTGAGTAGTCTATATTGCAATTAGTGCTTGTAAGGCAGCTGGTCTCTACCAAAAACCAGTGGtgagaacagaaattaaagagtatgctgaaggaaaaagcatttgaagaatTTATCATCAGAATTTCAGTGGTTTTGGCACGTAGGGTATAAAGAGCATTTAAAATAGTGCAAACAAATATTAGAACTGAGAGAAGTTCCTGGGCGTAGCTTTACTTGCTGTACACACTGTAGTGTGATTTCCTGCCCGCTGGGCATTTCTGCAGGGAACATTTGAGTATGCTAAACATTTTACCCATAAAACAGTGTGATACCAACTCTTTAAGAGTTATTTTAGGAAGCACTGAAATCtggtatttcagttttcaaggtGAACTGCATGGGTTCTTAATGAGCAGGAAAGTACTGCACTGATGATCAGTtgttcctcctcttcttcatgTGAATCATAGGATAAcaagggttggaaaagacagtGCACTGAGATCACCTAGACCAACCATTGACCCATTACCACTGTacccactaaactatgtcctTAAGggccacatctacatgttttttgaattcttccatgtaCAGTGATTCTACCACCTCCCCAGACAGTCTGTTCAAATGCCTCATCACTCTGAGAATAAATTTGTCCCAAGAtccaatatccaacctgagtaaCATGCTGTTTTCCTTAGAGGCTATCCAGTCTGAGTTAGATTTTTCTCAGCTTATTACAGAGGAAAACTCTGTGTCTCTGAATCAATACTGatatgatttaaataaataagtgaaagtAGAAATCTGTCCTATTAGAATTGAAGATAATGTTAAAAGCATGAGGTGCAGTTGTGAGAAATAAGACTGTTTGCAAATACGGCAAATGTAATGGCAGTTTTAACAGAAatagagatttctttttctacaaaaATAGAACGCTAATTTGCCTGAGTCAATATCGactgaacagaacaaaattacctaaaaatgaaatagtttcTTGCcaatttaattgtttttttccgTAGCAGCTGTATTTGTTGTGTGTAGAGGATGAGTTCATAGTAAATGTTTTGAGTAATACTGTTCTACAGCAGACTTAGGTTCGCTTTGCATATGTGTGCGTATTttgttgcctttgtttttttgttttaaactcgTTAAACTTCACTGATTTCTGTACTGGATGAGTACTGTTATTAGTAATACTTATTTGTATCCTTACAAAATCTTGTTTCAGACTTGCAGCAAAGGTAAGAACAATAAAAGAAGCTAGTAATGTATAATTAAGGAAACTGCTTTCCCCCCCACCCGTTTTCAATCCTCTTACCCCATTCGTTCTCCAGATGCAATATGAGCAAAGACTTGCCGAGCTTGAGCAACTTCTTGCTTACAAATGGAAGAGTGAATCACCAAAACTGAATGGTGATAAAGCCAATTGTATTGAACTTGAACTGCAGCTTCAGAATCTTAAGAAGACCCATCAGATTACTGTTGAAAACCTCCAGACAGAAATTGAAAACCTCAAGAGTCAAAATTCCCAATTAAAACTCAGAAGTAAAAAGGATAATAAAGACTTACAGTTAGCAGATTGGCAAATGAAACAAGGTaacacaaaagagaaactgCTGAAACTAAATCAAGAACTGATCAccaagaacagagaaatacaagACCTTACAAAAACTGTAGAGaaacttcaaaaagaaaggaTGGCAATGTTGTCTGATAATAACTTGAGAAATAAGACTGATAATAAGGAAAACCGTCAAGAGAGCTTGAAAAACAATACCGTagcaacagaaaaaaggaattcCTGCAACAGCGAACCCTTGATAGGCATTTTTAACAATGACAAAATATACCAGCCACACAACTTTTCTGATTCTAATGTCTTGGAAGTTCTGCAAGAAAATGCACGgctgaaggaggaggtggaaaaaTTGTCTCTAGAAATGAACCAGCAGAGGGTGAAGTCTCAGGCAACACTGGcttattctgaaaataatatacGAAGGTAAATGCTcaacatgtttattttaaaaaacttctTAGTTTAGCTGATGGCTGATAAGTCATTATGCatgtttcttcatattttatgtGTTCAAGTTAGAAAATTCACctcatttttgaagaaatatctGTAGTTGCTCTATGCATCTAATTTTCTTCTGTCCAGGATACAGGAAGACACAGCAGAATATGTTGCAGCTCTGAAAGCTTCCCATCAAAGAGAAGTAGAGAAGATTCTTTCTCAGTACACAAAAGAGCATTCTGCTTCCAAAGTAGCTGAACTAAATGGCAGAATTTCAACCCAAGAGGTAAGGCACAGTATATTAATTGCACAAAGACATTTGTTAAAATTGTTTGTTTCTAGATTGctgtaacttttattttctttttaagtaggATGCATTTTTTCAAAAACAGACCTGTATCTCAGTACTCACAGAATCACCCAGTGTGGCTGATATCCGTATCATATGGCATATATCCATCTGGCTCAAGCAGGGACACTCAGAGCGGGTTGCTCAGGACTATGTCCAGATGACTTTTGAAGAGCTCCATGCAAGAGgctccacagcctctgggcaatctgtgcctGTTCTTAGTTACATGCATAgtacagaagtgtttcctaatgttgCAAGGGAATatcttgtatttcagtttgttccTTTTGCCTCTTGTCCTGCCAAGGGGCACCACTATGCCAGAGCCCAGCTCTCTCTTCTGTATGCACTTTCTTCAGTTATAAACTTCCAGGAGATTCCCTCTGCCCCaggcctcctcttctccagcctgaaccGTCCTTGCTGTCACCTTTTCCTTGTAACAAAGATGTTGCAATGCCTTCATCATCTTTAGTGGTCTTTTGCAGGGATTTCTCTAGTCTAAGGTACCTTTCTCATACTGGGGAGCCCTGAACAGGACCCTAATACTCCAGGTGTCGCTTCAGCAGTGTTGAGCAGAGGGAAAGGATCActtcctttgacctgctggtgACACTACTGCTAACGCAGCCCAGCATATACTAGTCACCTTGTGTTTAACATGCTGTCCGCCAGGATCCCAAGTTATTTTCTGCATAGCTCCTTTCAAACTGGTCAGCCCCCAACATGTCCTGGTGCCTGGGGTTGTTCCAGTCCCATGGGCAGGATTATTTGCGTTCCTCCAAGAAGTGCCCATTTggcccatttctccagcctgaccAGGTCACTTTGTGAAAGCACAATCAACCACCACTCAGTTTTACATCACATCAGCAAACTTGTGGAGAATTTTCTGTCTCATTGTCCAATTCATTGTTGAAGATGTTGAGTGGGATTGGACCCAGTATTAACTCGCAGGCCACCTGTATTTACTGGTCCCCTACTAGACTTGGAGGATCCTGTATTCCACCATCACTGCTGCCATTGTTGGTGTTTACCTTCATATCCCCTGTGAGTCCTGTTTTTCCTGTATAGGT
Encoded proteins:
- the CEP162 gene encoding centrosomal protein of 162 kDa isoform X5 — protein: MQLQKSNGVAFSLSRDSLETNDSFVASGPNQSNTGLGLDTLEEQEEKEIFFAKLEQEASSPIDYSRLNKELNLSDSIVLAPFVRNESEKEVESTAEEKCESYSEDFEEDTDANPAFKTEESQEPNSGMLAKVVLLDSQDSTTEFQKAAETSGVALSEHDLPQEVGGTEMNEAGTLCGQTTSDTEALHHAYHHIDQSLGDTNEQKIHSSSMAISQCLVQVTSQNHNLYSKNTSTTESDLPTVEEFMRPIKGDCYNARGFDLEPESPVKVIGSTVNEHVNHLPYKEHKNESVWETNLLEKFNREDSIFLQTAANEDSFPRMPGKEIQTSEVQPDVLSKEIIQDCLLSQGSKTKQVLQSCCLKNEKSESTTTKQMLYKNIRSTTPLHKKKSSYSPHGVVRSSGYGKSTSYSKQSIPATERKIPKETLKKSIMKCRSPADKARSKEALFTTRTIRSAANEKTSKEEISRAMSDQSVVHNLGHQVVDSFRQHHSDLPVSPVKSCERELRLLRRAQVAEEDLSRARDVIQQLTSTVSEKEKEMETKIVELKTRYEKELSQLGQENYVLQSKLRSMEELSKEKRWIHQTGTVSVPEEKLAQIQKEMEDQEVIIQGYQQENERLYKQMKDLQIQNKKNEEQMYKENQCLMSELIALREKVERINIQSQIVRESEPARNQSFTELISELRAARKEETKLREEIRRLKQDKQALELDLGQAKKERDLAKVQITSTSSEKSYEFKVMEETYKQEILHLKRRLHWYAENQDLLDKDAARLKEAREEIEKLKQEVEKLRAEAGDHQCVQQKKRLKDRAADAKRIQDLERQIKEMEGILKRRYPNSLPALIYAAAAAEKTNDLSAKTNTTDFLERRIKKLETELEGKDDEAKTSLRAMEQQFQKIKMQYEQRLAELEQLLAYKWKSESPKLNGDKANCIELELQLQNLKKTHQITVENLQTEIENLKSQNSQLKLRSKKDNKDLQLADWQMKQGNTKEKLLKLNQELITKNREIQDLTKTVEKLQKERMAMLSDNNLRNKTDNKENRQESLKNNTVATEKRNSCNSEPLIGIFNNDKIYQPHNFSDSNVLEVLQENARLKEEVEKLSLEMNQQRVKSQATLAYSENNIRRIQEDTAEYVAALKASHQREVEKILSQYTKEHSASKVAELNGRISTQEILIKHLQEQISEHQRHQEALLVSQMREEFLQKEVAKLLEELREAKESQSPEMKHFLCLEKKIKHIETRHAVREQELQKAAQLTQHITEGRQSREAERWRKLAQRKNEELERFRVELDSILDVLRELQKQGVVIPAPNSNRFSVTENCWKT